The genomic interval TTATTTTAGCTCCCCACCCACCTTTAGCGGATGATAATCGTCCGGTCTATCCTACTATTTATATTACAGGTTCTGATGGCAAAGCATCAACTATGAATACTATGGTTAATGATGTAACTTCTGATCGAGATACTCGGGCTAGAAAGGGACTGACAATCGTCGTTGATACAGATAATAATTATTCACTTAAAGTGACTGGTAAAATTGATAAGCATAATACATATCCAACGATAGAAGTGGGAAGGGTCAAAGGGACCAATAATTCTTTGAAGTACGAGGGTTCTTTAAAAGCGATTATGTCTTATCTTGGTAAGCATTATAATATTCCTTATGCGAATGTTTTAGGATATTCTGCAGGAGGTTCAGGTGTTTACCGTTATTTAATTGAATATGGATATGACCGTAGCCTTCCTCCAATAAAAAAATGGGTCTCTCTTGATGGTCAATTTAATGCCAGTACTCCACAACCGGATCAAACGCTAGCCCAAGTTTTGACGGATGGTCCTAAAGTTAAGACGAAATATTATGATTATTGGTTGCAAAATTATGAACGAGTTGATAAAAGTATTCAAGCGGTGTTGCTTGCGGGAGATTACGATAGTGAAAAGCAAACCGATGGTACAGTTCCTTGGGCGGATAGTTTTTCAATCTATCGTTTACTGATGAAAAATGGAAATTCTGTAGTTCATTATCTTATTAAGGGCAAAGATACATCACATGCTGAAATGCCTCATAATAAACAAGCAATCAATTATATTAAAGTGTTCTTTTATGAATAAAAAGAACGTTAAAAAATTTTAAATTGAAATGACTTTTCATAAAGGTCATTTTTTATTATTAAATCTAGGCTAAATACAAGATATAGTTTACAAAATTTATTCAAAAGAAGACTTGGCGCAATTGATTGACAGTTTGCTTCAAGTCAAGGTATAATAACAGCATGGATATAAAGAATGGTTTATTTATTATTGGGGTAATCCCAACAATACTTTTTGCAGTATTGACGTTTATTTTTTGGTGGAAAATTAGAAAACTGAAGGATTTAAGAACGTTACGATTGGGGCGTTTATCATTTTTTGCTTTGCTCTTTTTGTGGATTACAATTAATGGAATTATTGGTTCAGGATTAGTATTAACCGAATTGCATCAAAATGTACTTTTATTATTACTTATTGCTGAAGCAGTTGTGATGTTCTTAATCATACCAATGATAATCGGTATTATTGTACCTATAAGTATCGTTGTGTTAACAATAAAGATGTGGCGCAGAGAATCAAAATCGATAGGGAATCTTTTATTGCCTATTGTTGTGTTGACCTTTTTAGTAGTTGACTGGATTCATCTTTCAATGGGCAGATTACCGGATAGTTGGATTTGGTTAAAAATATTAGGAATGGTTTATCCCATTCTTTCAATTTATCTTGCTTGGCAGTTTGGAATTTTCTTTTTATCAAGTTGGGTCTATGGTCGGCGTGTTCGAAAACAAAGAGCAAATTACTATGTTGTCCTAGGCGCAGGGTTAATTCAGGGAGAACATGTGGGTAAATTGTTAGGAAATCGAATTTTGGCAGCGGTCAAAGCTGTCCGCGATAATGAAACAATTTTAGTTTTTTCAGGTGGACAAGGTCCTGATGAGAAAGTTTCTGAAGCTAGAGCTATGCAACGGTATGCGGTTGAAGTTCTTGGTTTTCCGATTGAGCGGACAATGCTTGAAGATCAATCAAGAACAACTTACGAAAACCTGGTTTTTTCTTCTCAATTGATTAGGGAAAAATTTCTGTTCTTCACTTCTGATTACCATGTTTTTCGAGCAGCTCTTTTTGCAGCAATGTTAAAACTTGAAGCTCAAGGTGGGAAGGGTGGAAAGACAGCTATGTATTATCGTGTTCCAGCTTTTATTCGTGAATTTATTGCTGTTTTAAATTATGAAAAGAAAAAACATATGATACGAGTAGGAATCATTGTGGCTATCTTTTTGAGTATTGCTATTGTTTCACAAATTGGCTATTTTTGGAATCAAAGATAATAAAAAGTTACTGACAACTTTCTGTCAGTAACTTTTTTGGTTACAAATAAATACTTTTTTCGTATAGTAAGATATGTTGACAGCAATTGATGAAAATGGACAAGTAGTAAACTTATTAGAAATAGAAGTAAAAGAACTGACAGGAAAATATTTTTGTCCTTCTTGTAAATCAGAGTTATTTATAAAAAATGGTGAAATAAAGATGACTCACTTTGCTCATAAATCTCTCAAAGCTTGCGACTTATGGCTTGAAAACGAATCTGAACAACATTTAGGATTAAAAAAAGCACTCTATCAACGGTTTAAAAAAACTGATAAGGTGGAAATTGAAGCTTATATTCCTGAATTTAAGCAGAGGCCAGATTTATTGGTAAATGATAAAATAGCTATTGAAATTCAATGTTCTCATCTTTCTACGAAACGTTTAAAAGAAAGGACAGAGAATTATCAAGTCCACGGTTTTACGGTACTTTGGCTTATGGGGCAAGATTTATGGTTAAAAGAGCAAATAACAGAACTTCAAAAAAATCTAGTCTATTTTTCAGAAAATAGAGGTTTCTATTATTGGGAGTTAGATTTCAAAGCTCAGAAGATGAGATTAAAATCCCTGATTCATGAAGATTTGCGTGGAAAAATTATTTATTTACAAGAAGAAATTCCTTTTGGGGAAGGACGACTTATTGAGCAATTACGACTGCCTTTTTTATCACAAAAGTTACTGACAATACCACTTATTGTTGATCTTAAACTAGCAGAATTTATTCGTCAGCAACTTTATTATTGTTCACCAAAATGGTTGAAACTTCAGGAAAAATATTACCAAAGAGGTGAAAATTTGTTGAATTTGACTTTTGAACGTTCATTTATTGCTCCTTTGGGATTGAACTTACTTGAAGTTTTTGATGATAAAATTCCTTTACATAAATTTACTCAAATTAAGCAGAATATTAATCTTTATTATGAAAACTTTTTAATAAATTTTCAGCAAAATAGCTTTAAGGCAGTCTATCCTCCCCGTTTCTATGCTATAATGAAAAAGCAGAAGAAGGATATGAATGAATGAAATTCTGCTAATAAGTTTTTAATGTGAATAAAAATTAATTTGAGTAAAAAGGAGTGATCTTCATGGCTAAGAACAGAAATGAAATTCCTGAAAAATTAACTTGGGATTTGACAACAATTTATAAAACAGATAAAGAATGGGAAGCAGAGTTAACTAGAATAAAAAGTGAACTTTCACTCGTTGAAGAGACAGACCCCGGTCATTTACTTGATTCAGCTGAAAGTCTTCTGATAATTACCGAAAAAATGTTATCCATTTCTCAACAAGTTGAAAAACTATATGTTTATGCTTCAATGAAAAATGACCAAGATACCATAGAGGCTAAGTATCAGGAGTATCAGTCAAAAGCAACAGCCCTCTATGTGAAATTCGGAGAGGTCTATGCCTTCTATGAACCTGAGTTTTTGAAAATTTCAAAAGAAGTCTATAACAAATGGTTGGGGGAGCTTAAAAAATTAAAAAACTATGACCATATGTTTGAGCGCCTTTTTGCAAAAAAAGCTCATATTCTTAGTCAAAAAGAGGAAAAGTTATTGGCTGCGGCTGGTGAAATTTTTGAAAGTCCTTCAGAAACTTTTGAAATTTTTGATAATGCGGATATTAAGTTACCTATGGTCAAAAATGAATCTGATGAGATGATCCAACTCACGCATGGAAATTACTCTTCCTTAATGGAAAGTAAGAATAGAGGAGTACGAAAAGCAGCCTACAAAGCACTTTATAGTAATTATGAACAATATCAGCATACTTATGCAAAGACCTTACAGACTAATGTAAAAGTCCATAATCTTAATGCCCAAATCCGCTCTTATGATTCAGCCCGTCAAGCTGCTCTGGCTAATAATTTTGTTCCAGAAAAAGTTTACGATGTTTTGATGGAGGCCATTCATCAACATTTGCCACTTTTACATCGTTATATTGAACTACGCAAGAAAATTTTAGGAATTACTGATTTAAAGATGTATGATATCTATACTCCATTATCTAATTTAGATTATAAATTTAACTATGAAGATGGAGTGAAAAAAGCAGAAGAAGTTTTAGCGATATTTGGTAAAGAATATAAAGGAAAAGTTAAAGCAGCTTTTGAACAAAGATGGATTGATGTCGAAGAAAATATCGGAAAACGTTCGGGTGCTTATTCAGGTGGATCTTATGATACCAATGCTTTTATGCTTCTAAATTGGCAAGAAACGTTAGATGATCTTTTTACTTTAGTTCATGAAATGGGGCACTCAATGCATAGTGCTTTCACGCGTGAAAACCAACCATATGTTTATGGGGATTATCCAATCTTTTTAGCTGAAATTGCCTCAACTACAAATGAAAATATTTTAACTGAAACTTTATTAAAGGAAAGTAAAGATGATAAGGAGCGCTTCGCCCTTTTGAACCACTGGCTTGATAGTTTCCGTGGAACTGTTTTCCGTCAGAGTCAATTTGCCGAATTTGAACAAAAAATTCATGAAGCAGATGCTGCCGGTGAAGTTTTAACAAGTGAATACTTAAACTCACTTTATGGCGAAATAAATGAAAAATACTATAATTTAGCAGTCAAAGAAAATCCAGAAATTCAGTATGAATGGGCTAGAATTCCGCATTTTTATTATAATTTCTATGTTTTTCAATACGCAACAGGTTTTGCTGCGGCAACTTTCTTAGCTGAAAAAGTTGTTCATGGTTCAGATGAGGATCGTCAAAAATATCTTGAATATTTGAAGGCAGGTTCCTCAGCTTATCCTTTAGAAGTAATTGCCAAAGCTGGAGTTGATATGGAATCTACCGATTATTTAGATGCCGCCTTTGAGCTTTTTAAAAATCGATTGAGTGAATTAGAAAAATTAGTTGAAAAAGGAGTTCATCTTTAAAAATGGTTGAAACATATAAACGTACAAGTAACCCCATGATGAATCGACCAGTTGTCAAAGCAGAATTAGTAGAATGGATGCGTTCAAGTCAAACACAAATAACCGGAGAACTTGCAGAAGTACTGAAATTTGCTAAAGAAAATAATATTCCAGTTATCCCACATGAGACAGTTATTTATTTTCAAATGTTGTTGAGTTTGTTGCAGCCAAAAAGAATTCTCGAAATCGGAACAGCAATTGGTTTTTCGGCTCTCATAATGGCTCAAGAGGTTCCAAATGCGGAGATTGTAACAATTGACCGTAATCCTGAAATGATTGAGTTAGCCAAAAAAAATCTGGGCAAGTATGACCATCGAAACCAAATTATTCTTAAAGAGGGTGATGCTGCAGATATTTTGAAAGAGTTATCGGGCTCATTTGATGTAATCTTTATGGACTCAGCTAAATCAAAATATATCGAATTCCTACCAATTGCTCTAGATCTACTATCTGAAAATGGAGTGATTTTAATGGATGATATTTTTCAAGGTGGAGAAATATTGACCCCAATTATGGAAATCAAAAGAAATCAGCGGGCGCTAGAGCGTGGCTTACGCAAGCTTTTTGATGAGGTCTTAGATAATCCGAAATATTTAACAAGTATTCTCCCACTTGGAGATGGCTTGTTGATGATAAAAAAAGCATAAATTAAACTTTTAGGTTGTCAATTTGCTGATTCATTTTTTGGTGTATTTAAAGCTTTATTTAATTTTTTATGATATAATTGCAACAAGTTAAAAATAAAAGGATGTTTTAGGACACATTAACTACAAACATCGAATCATGCGAAGGAGAATATCTTGAAATTCAAAAAACTCGGATTAGTTATGACTACTGTCTTTGCCGGAGCCGCATTGGTAACCTTATCTGGTTGCTCAAGTAGCGATTCAGCAAGCAAGGATATCATCACAATGAAAGGTGATACCATTCGCGTTTCTGATTTATACAAGGAAGCCAAACAATTTCCATCACAACCGACAAATACATTACTTCAAAATTTAACTTTTGACAAAATTTTTACTAAAGACTTTGGAAAAGAAGTAACCGATAAAGATGTCAGCAAAAAAGTTAAGTCAATTAAAGACCAATATGGTAGCCAATTTTCATCTGCTTTGCAACAACAAGGCTTGACTGAAGCAAGTTTCACACCATACATGCGTACACAAATGCTTGAACAAGCAGCGATTGACCATGAAATCAAAGAAACTCAATATACAGATGCTAATCTTAAAAAAGCTTGGGAATCTTACCATCCAGATGTAACAGCTTATGTTGTTTCTGAAACATCAAAAGATGCAGCAACAAAAGCGTTGGATGCCGCTAAAAAAGATGATGCTGGTAAAGCAAGCTTTGAAAAAACAAATGCTGAAAGCAAAGTAACATTTAATTCAACTTCAACAAGTGTTCCAACAGAAGTTCAAACAGCTGCTTTCAAATTGAAAAATGGCGAGTTTTCAGATGTCATTGAATCAACAAGTTCATCAACAGGTGCTACTTCATACTATATTGTCGAAATGGTAAAAACATCTGAAAAAGGAACTGACATGAACAAGTACAAAAAAGAACTTCAAAATGTCATTAAAACTGAAAAAGAACAAGATACAACATTTGTAAGTGGAGTTATTGCTAAATACCTCAAAAAGAATAACGTAACTGTGAAAGAATCTGCATTTGCATCACTCTTCTCACAATTTACACAAACATCAAGTTCTTCATCATCTAAATAATTTAGATAATAGAAATTAACTTTAAAGAGAGCTCTAAATGGTGAGAATGAGCAAGTTAAAAAAAGTGCTTATAGCAGCGATAACTGCTTTAACAACCGAACTAAGATGATAGAAATTCTATCGTGAATAAGGGTGGTACCGCGGTATAACTGTATACGCCCCTTTGTTTACGGTAGAATTTTATTGTTTTATTGTGAAAATTTTAACAAAGTATATGAAATAAGTTTATTGTTAGACTTTAAACTTTATATAAAAGGAGAAAATAATGAAAACCATGACTTCCGCAGAAGTTCGCCAAATGTTCCTCGACTTTTTCAAATCAAAAGGTCACACTGTGGAACCTTCTCAAAGTCTTGTTCCTGTAAATGACCCAACTTTGCTTTGGATAAATTCAGGAGTAGCAACGCTAAAAAAATATTTTGATGGTTCAGTAGTGCCGGAAAATCCTAGATTGACTAATGCTCAAAAGGCTATCCGGACAAATGATATTGAGAATGTTGGTAAAACAGCACGTCACCATACTATGTTTGAAATGCTCGGTAACTTTTCAATTGGGGATTATTTCCGTAAAGAAGCGATTGCTTTTGCTTGGGAATTATTGACAAGTTCTGAATGGTTTGAATTCCCAGCAGAAAAACTTTACATCACTTATTACCCAGCTGATATGGATACTTATAATCGTTGGGTTGAGGTTGGGGTAGACCCAACACATCTTGTGCCAATTGAAGATAACTTCTGGGAAATTGGTGCTGGTCCTTCTGGTCCAGATACAGAAATTTTCTTTGACCGTGGAGAAGTTTATGACCCAGAACATGTGGGCTTAAAATTGTTGGCGGAAGACATTGAAAATGACCGTTATATTGAAATCTGGAACATTGTTCTTTCACAATTTAATGCCGATCCATCAATCCCTCGTTCAGAATATCCTGAATTGCCACAAAAAAATATTGATACGGGAATGGGACTTGAACGAATGGTTTGCATTATTCAAGGCGGAAAAACAAACTTTGATACAGACTTATTCTTACCAATCATTCGTGAAATTGAAAAACTATCTGGAAAAACATATAGTCCAGACAGCGAAAATATGAGTTTCAAAGTGATTGCTGATCATATTCGCTCACTCTCATTTGCTATCGGTGATGGTGCTTTGCCAGGAAATGAAGGACGTGGTTATGTTTTACGTCGCTTACTTCGTCGCGCGGTTATGCATGGTAAAAAATTGGGAATTCAAGGGAAATTCTTGGCTTCACTCGTTCCGACTGTTGGGAAAATCATGCAATCCTATTATCCAGAAGTGCTTGAAAAAGAAGACTTCATCATGCAAATTATTGATCGTGAAGAAGAAACTTTCAACCGCACGATTGATGCGGGTCAAAAATTGATTGATGAACTTTTGGTAAATCTTAAATCTGAAGGAAAAGATAGACTTGAAGGGGCAGATATTTTCCGCCTCTACGATACCTATGGTTTCCCTGTGGAATTGACAGAAGAATTGGCAGAAGATGAAGGATTCAAAATTGACCACGAAGGATTCAAAGTAGCCATGAAAGCTCAACAAGAGCGTGCACGTGCTGCTGTTGTCAAAGGTGGTTCAATGGGCGCTCAAAATGAAACATTGTCATCTATCGAAGTAGAATCAGAATTCCTTTATGAAGATAAGACTACTCAAGGAAAATTACTTGTAGCTATTCAAGACGATGAAATTGTTGATGAAGTTTCTGGGAAAGCTCAACTTGTTTTTGATGTGACTCCTTTTTATGCTGAAATGGGTGGTCAAGTGGCTGACCATGGAGTAATTAAAGATGCAGAGGGTCAAGTTGTGGCTAATGTATTAGATGTACAACATGCGCCTCATGGCCAAAATCTTCATTCTGTTGAAACTCTTTCACCACTTAAAGTTGGTGAAAGCTATACTTTAGAGATTGACAAAGAACGCCGAGCTGCTGTTGTGAAAAATCATACAGCAACTCACTTACTTCATGCTGCTTTGCATAATATTGTTGGGAATCATGCACTACAAGCTGGTTCACTTAATGAGGTTGAATTCTTACGTTTTGACTTTACGCACTTTGCACAAGTGACTAAAGAAGAATTGGCTGAGATTGAACGTCAAGTTAATGAAGTAATTTGGCAATCATTAAAAGTTGAAACAGTTGAAACTGATATTGCTACAGCCAAAGAAATGGGAGCGATGGCCCTCTTTGGTGAGAAATATGGGAAAAACGTTCGCGTTGTAAAAATTGGTGACTACTCTATCGAACTTTGTGGTGGAACACATACACAAACAACTTCTGAAATTGGTTTATTCAAGATTGTTAAAGAAGAAGGAATTGGTTCTGGTGTTCGCCGGATTATTGCTGTAACAGGTCAAAAAGCTTATGAAGCCTTTAAAGATGCTGAAAATACTTTGAATGAAGTAGCAACAATGGTTAAAGCGCCGCAAACTTCACAAGTTTTAGCAAAAGTTACTAGCTTACAAGATGAGCTTAAAACAGCTCAAAAAGAAAATGATGCTTTGGCTGGAAAACTTGCAGCAAGTCAATCAGATGAAATTTTCAAAAATGTGCAAACAGCTGGTTCTCTCAACTTTATCGCCAGTGAAGTAACTGTTCCTGACGCTAATGGTTTGCGTAATTTGGCAGATATTTGGAAACAAAAAGAGCTTTCAGATGTTCTTGTTTTAGTTGCTAAAATTGGTGAAAAAGTAAGTCTTTTAGTGGCTTCTAAGTCATCAGATGTAAAAGCAGGTAATTTAGTTAAAGAATTAGCACCTTTTGTTGATGGTCGTGGTGGTGGAAAACCAGATATGGCCATGGCTGGTGGTTCAAAAGCAGCAGGAATTCCTGAACTTTTGGCCGCAGTTGCTGAAAAATTAGCCTAAAAAGATAAATATCGTAGATTTTCTACGATATTTTTTATTTTCTGGATATGAGTCAGTAAATTTTTATGGTAAAATGATGAAAATACTTGAAAGAGATGCCTAAAATGAAGATTACAATTTTTGGAGATTCAATTACCAATGGTTTTGGAATGGATGAAGGGGGTTCGTCAAATATTATTGCAAGATTAATTGAGAAAAATGAGCCCAAGCTGAAAGTGGTACTTCATGGAATTAATGGAGATGATACTTATGGTGGACTTCTACGTCTAAAATACGTTCTAGAGGAAGAAGCGGACTTAAATTTTATTTTCTTTGGGGCAAATGATGCTTCGCCTTATCATTTGATTCGACCGGCAGAATTTCGCGAAAATTTATTAAAAATGATTTCGCAGTTGGGTGTAGAAAGAACGGTTTTAATTACTCCTCCTTTTTATAATGATGATGAACCGACACATTATAGTAAGCTTTCCGAGGTTGAACTTTTTAGAGAAGTCATATTAAATTTAGGCAAAGAAAAATCGCTTAAGGTGATTGATATTTTTCAGATAATGAAGAGGTCTGAAAATCCTAAAAATTTGTTGAGAGCTGATGGTTTACATTTTACATCAAGGGCTTATGAGTTGTTGGTCAGAGAGATTTTATCTGTCATTAAAAATCCTTAAATAAATGTTCATTTTGTGGTAAAATGAGGGCATGGTAAAAAATACAGAAGATAAGCCTTTAGCTCAGAACAAAAAGGCTCGGCATGATTATGAAATTTACGAAACTTTTGAAGCAGGAATTGTGCTGACAGGAACGGAGATTAAGTCTGTTCGTCAGGCAAAAATTCAATTAAAAGATGGATTTGCCAGAGTTCGTAATGGAGAAGTTTGGTTATCAAATGTTCATATTGCTCCTTTTGAGCAGGGCAATATTTTTAATGTTGAAGAATTGCGTACGCGAAAACTATTACTAAATAAAAAAGAAATTGCTAAGATTGATAAGGAATTATCAGGGACAGGAATTACTTTTATTCCTTTAAAAGTTTATTTGAAAAATGGCTTTGCTAAGGTTTTGATGGGGCTTGCCCGTGGTAAGAAAGATTACGATAAACGTGAAACGCTCAAACGTAAAGAACAAAATCGGGATATTGCAAGACAAATTAAAGCTTACAACCGTTAAAGAAATCACTGATAAATCTGTCAGTGATTTTTTTACTGACAGAATTGTCAGCTTGCTGATAATTCTTTTATTTACAGCGAAAATATGCCTTCTTTGTCATATTTTATTGACAGATTTACCGTCAGTAAAAAAGTTTCAAGATAAAAATATCGTTTACAATCCATTTACCTTGTATTTACTAAGTGTTTACACCCAGTGCCTTCTTTCGATGATAGAATAGTTTTGTAAGCAAAAACGCTTAACAACTTATTTAGAAATTAATTGGAGAAACTTCTCATGAAAAAGAAAATTCTTGTTGGTCTTATTACTGCTGGTGCATTGTTAACTTTGGCAGCTTGTGGTTCATCAAACGGCTCATCATCTAGTAGCTCAAGTTCTTCTGACAAAGCTCTGTCAGGAAAAATTATTGCTGGAGGTTCAACTGCTCTTCAACCATTAGCACAACAATCGTCAACAGAATTTATGGCAAAAAATACTGGTGTTCAAGTGACTGTGCAAGGTGGTGGTTCTGGTGTTGGTTTGACACAAGTTGCAGCTGGTTCTTTCCAGATTGGGAACTCTGATATTTTTGCTGAAGAAAAATCAGGAATTGATGCTTCTGCAATTACTGACCATAAAGTAGCGGTTGTTGGTTTTGCACCGATTGTTAACGCAAAAATTGATGTTAAAAACTTAACTTCTCAACAATTGCAAGATGTCTTCACAGGTAAGGTGACAAACTGGAAAGATGTGGGCGGTTCAGACCAAAAAATTACGGTTATCGGACGGACTGAGGGTTCTGGAACTCGCGTAAACTTTGATAAATTCGCACTTGGTGGAGCAACAGAGGTTAAAGGCCCAACACAAGATGCTTCAGGTTCAGTTGTTCAAATGGTAGGTCAAACACCAGGAGCGATTTCATATGTGGCACTTTCTTATGTTGATACAAGTAAAGACATCAAAGATATTTCAATTGATGGTGTTGAGCCAACAGAAGCAAATGTTGTAACTAATGACTACAAAGTTTGGTCTTACGAACATATGTACACCAATACTAAGAAAGAAACTGCAGCAGATAAAGCTTTCATTAAATATGTGGCAGAAAACAACAAAGATATCAAAAAATTGGGATACATTCCAATCAGTGACATGAAAGTTGAACGTGACGCTGACGGAAATATCACTAAAAAATAATACTGACAGTAAGTCAAGTTCAAAATAATTTATGTCTGTCAGTAAATTTAACAATTAATAAATTAGTTTATAACCATAGGATTCAAAGCAATAAAAATTTTCTTCTTCATAAATTAAAATTTAAAAGTTTGACTCCTTTTTTATAAAAATTTTATCAGTGAACATAAACAGGATGAACTGATGAGAGACTATCTTTAAATTTTTCTTCATAATTCTTTCCCTAAAAGACAGGAAATTGCTCACTCTTTTTCAGAGTTGGGCATTTTCCCGTATTATTTACAAAACATTTACATAAGAACGCTATCATCAACCGCTCATTGATAGGCCATTATGGTATAATTAAGCTATGAAGAAGAAAATTTTTATTGCTTTGATGGCCAGTGTGAGTTTGTTTGCATTGGCAGCTTGTGGTTCTGGAAATAAACAGGTCACAGCAGGTGGCTCAACTGCCTTGCAACCCATGGTTGAACATGCTTCTATGGCATATATGAAGCAAAATCCTGATGAAATTATTATGGTTCAAGGTGGTGGTTCTGGTGTCGGATTGGCTCAAGTTGCGGCTGGTTCTTTCCAGATTGGGAATTCTGATATTTTCGCTGAAGAAAAATCAGGAATAGCAGTTGATAAAATTATTGACCATAAAGTTGCTGTCATTGGTTTCGCACCAATTATCAACAAAAAGTTAAAAGTTTCAAATTTGACTCAACAAGAACTGATTGATATTTTCACTGGTAAAATTACCAACTGGAAAGAAGTAGGAGGTCAAGACCAAAAAATTACGGTCATTGGTCGTACTGCTGGTTCAGGAACGCGAGTAAATTTTGATAAATATGCTTTGAATGGTGCCACAGAAGTGAATGGTCCAACCCAAGATGCTTCAGGTTCTGTTGTTCAATTAGTTGGGCAAACGCCAGGGGCTATTTCATATGTTGCTTTCAGTTACACCAATAAACCCGGTGTAAAGGCGGTTAATGTTGATGGTGTTGCGCCAAATTATGACAATGTAAAAACTAATGCATGGAAAATTTGGTCATATGAGCATATGTACACCAACAAATCTCGTAAGAACACAATCGAAAATAAATTTATCGAATACGTTCAAAATGATAAGAAAACCCTAGAGCAGCTTGGTTATATCCGTGTTTCTGAAATGAAGGTTGACCGTGATGCTAAAGGAAATGTTGAAAAAATTAAATAATTACTGATGGAAATTAAACTTATCCTCCGTCAGTAAAAAAATTAGTCAAAATAAGTTTAATCAATAACTTCATTTGCATTAATCAGATAGATGCAAATTAACAAAAATAGTTAGGTCCCTATGGAAAATTCAAAAATCAAAGAAAAATTGCTTTCAAGCAATAAAAATTCAAGACTTGAAAAATTTGGTAAGAGTTTAACTTTCTTATGTATTGCCCTTATTGTCTTCGTTGTAGGTGCAATTCTTGTCTTTGTTGCTCAAAAAGGTCTGTCAACTTTCTATTCAGATGGT from Lactococcus lactis carries:
- a CDS encoding YdcF family protein; its protein translation is MDIKNGLFIIGVIPTILFAVLTFIFWWKIRKLKDLRTLRLGRLSFFALLFLWITINGIIGSGLVLTELHQNVLLLLLIAEAVVMFLIIPMIIGIIVPISIVVLTIKMWRRESKSIGNLLLPIVVLTFLVVDWIHLSMGRLPDSWIWLKILGMVYPILSIYLAWQFGIFFLSSWVYGRRVRKQRANYYVVLGAGLIQGEHVGKLLGNRILAAVKAVRDNETILVFSGGQGPDEKVSEARAMQRYAVEVLGFPIERTMLEDQSRTTYENLVFSSQLIREKFLFFTSDYHVFRAALFAAMLKLEAQGGKGGKTAMYYRVPAFIREFIAVLNYEKKKHMIRVGIIVAIFLSIAIVSQIGYFWNQR
- a CDS encoding peptidyl-prolyl cis-trans isomerase, producing the protein MKFKKLGLVMTTVFAGAALVTLSGCSSSDSASKDIITMKGDTIRVSDLYKEAKQFPSQPTNTLLQNLTFDKIFTKDFGKEVTDKDVSKKVKSIKDQYGSQFSSALQQQGLTEASFTPYMRTQMLEQAAIDHEIKETQYTDANLKKAWESYHPDVTAYVVSETSKDAATKALDAAKKDDAGKASFEKTNAESKVTFNSTSTSVPTEVQTAAFKLKNGEFSDVIESTSSSTGATSYYIVEMVKTSEKGTDMNKYKKELQNVIKTEKEQDTTFVSGVIAKYLKKNNVTVKESAFASLFSQFTQTSSSSSSK
- a CDS encoding alpha/beta hydrolase, with translation MKKNISLIVSFIGVFIIGVIIGRFILAPHPPLADDNRPVYPTIYITGSDGKASTMNTMVNDVTSDRDTRARKGLTIVVDTDNNYSLKVTGKIDKHNTYPTIEVGRVKGTNNSLKYEGSLKAIMSYLGKHYNIPYANVLGYSAGGSGVYRYLIEYGYDRSLPPIKKWVSLDGQFNASTPQPDQTLAQVLTDGPKVKTKYYDYWLQNYERVDKSIQAVLLAGDYDSEKQTDGTVPWADSFSIYRLLMKNGNSVVHYLIKGKDTSHAEMPHNKQAINYIKVFFYE
- the pepF gene encoding oligoendopeptidase F, whose product is MAKNRNEIPEKLTWDLTTIYKTDKEWEAELTRIKSELSLVEETDPGHLLDSAESLLIITEKMLSISQQVEKLYVYASMKNDQDTIEAKYQEYQSKATALYVKFGEVYAFYEPEFLKISKEVYNKWLGELKKLKNYDHMFERLFAKKAHILSQKEEKLLAAAGEIFESPSETFEIFDNADIKLPMVKNESDEMIQLTHGNYSSLMESKNRGVRKAAYKALYSNYEQYQHTYAKTLQTNVKVHNLNAQIRSYDSARQAALANNFVPEKVYDVLMEAIHQHLPLLHRYIELRKKILGITDLKMYDIYTPLSNLDYKFNYEDGVKKAEEVLAIFGKEYKGKVKAAFEQRWIDVEENIGKRSGAYSGGSYDTNAFMLLNWQETLDDLFTLVHEMGHSMHSAFTRENQPYVYGDYPIFLAEIASTTNENILTETLLKESKDDKERFALLNHWLDSFRGTVFRQSQFAEFEQKIHEADAAGEVLTSEYLNSLYGEINEKYYNLAVKENPEIQYEWARIPHFYYNFYVFQYATGFAAATFLAEKVVHGSDEDRQKYLEYLKAGSSAYPLEVIAKAGVDMESTDYLDAAFELFKNRLSELEKLVEKGVHL
- a CDS encoding O-methyltransferase, producing MVETYKRTSNPMMNRPVVKAELVEWMRSSQTQITGELAEVLKFAKENNIPVIPHETVIYFQMLLSLLQPKRILEIGTAIGFSALIMAQEVPNAEIVTIDRNPEMIELAKKNLGKYDHRNQIILKEGDAADILKELSGSFDVIFMDSAKSKYIEFLPIALDLLSENGVILMDDIFQGGEILTPIMEIKRNQRALERGLRKLFDEVLDNPKYLTSILPLGDGLLMIKKA
- a CDS encoding competence protein CoiA; translation: MLTAIDENGQVVNLLEIEVKELTGKYFCPSCKSELFIKNGEIKMTHFAHKSLKACDLWLENESEQHLGLKKALYQRFKKTDKVEIEAYIPEFKQRPDLLVNDKIAIEIQCSHLSTKRLKERTENYQVHGFTVLWLMGQDLWLKEQITELQKNLVYFSENRGFYYWELDFKAQKMRLKSLIHEDLRGKIIYLQEEIPFGEGRLIEQLRLPFLSQKLLTIPLIVDLKLAEFIRQQLYYCSPKWLKLQEKYYQRGENLLNLTFERSFIAPLGLNLLEVFDDKIPLHKFTQIKQNINLYYENFLINFQQNSFKAVYPPRFYAIMKKQKKDMNE